One Paraburkholderia aromaticivorans genomic region harbors:
- a CDS encoding DUF2569 domain-containing protein, which produces MTSITKHEPRRIGGSLLAALIALAAWACSTAIAMRDPLKLMLEWEVLDVFARPETHGWYRAVIVMVGCDVLTGVFIVAGMGWLALLAWRKSPRFTAHVQAWLLAIVVMRTGAYLLGDDMTHAIGIDIAIPFDGFIQAVVAAALGIPYFRLSRRVRETFIDA; this is translated from the coding sequence ATGACCTCGATCACGAAACACGAACCTCGACGTATAGGCGGCTCGCTGCTCGCCGCCCTGATCGCGCTCGCCGCGTGGGCCTGTTCAACCGCGATCGCGATGCGCGATCCGCTCAAGCTGATGCTCGAATGGGAAGTGCTGGACGTATTCGCGCGGCCCGAAACACATGGCTGGTATCGCGCCGTGATCGTGATGGTGGGCTGCGACGTGCTGACGGGCGTGTTCATCGTCGCGGGCATGGGCTGGCTGGCGCTGCTTGCATGGCGCAAGTCGCCGCGTTTTACCGCGCACGTTCAGGCGTGGCTGCTGGCGATTGTCGTGATGCGCACCGGCGCGTATCTGCTCGGCGATGACATGACACACGCGATCGGCATCGACATCGCCATTCCATTCGACGGCTTCATTCAGGCTGTCGTGGCGGCCGCGCTCGGGATTCCGTATTTCAGGCTTTCCCGGCGCGTTCGCGAGACTTTCATCGACGCCTGA
- a CDS encoding MFS transporter translates to MSTSNASTPASADRSLRGLLFLLATIAGVSVANIYYNQPLLDDFRQSFPRSASWVGAVPAVTQLGYAAGMLLLAPLGDRFDRRRLILLQIAAICVALVVAAAAPTLTVLIVASLAIGVLATIAQQAVPFAAEIAPPSERGHAVGMVMSGLLLGILLARTASGLIAEYFGWRAVFGASVVALLVLAVVIMLRLPKSQPTSTLPYGKLLVSMWHLIVEHRELREASLTGAAMFAAFSIFWSVLALLLAGAPFHLGPQAAGLFGIVGAAGAMAAPLAGKFSDRRGPRAIITVSIVLVAISFVVFGVSAKSIAGLVVGVIILDIGVQAAQISNQSRIYALKPDARSRVNTVYMVAYFIGGALGSGVGAVVWPAFGWIGVSVAGIVFAGLAAWNHLALAARVKS, encoded by the coding sequence ATGTCCACTTCCAACGCGTCCACTCCCGCTTCCGCCGACCGGTCGTTGCGCGGCCTGCTGTTTCTGCTCGCCACCATTGCCGGTGTCTCGGTTGCGAACATCTATTACAACCAGCCGCTGCTCGACGACTTCCGCCAATCGTTTCCGCGCAGCGCGTCGTGGGTCGGCGCGGTGCCGGCTGTCACGCAACTCGGCTACGCGGCCGGCATGCTGCTGCTTGCGCCGCTCGGCGACCGTTTCGACCGGCGCCGTCTGATCCTGTTGCAGATCGCCGCCATTTGCGTCGCGCTGGTCGTGGCCGCCGCAGCGCCGACGCTGACCGTGCTGATCGTCGCGAGTCTGGCGATCGGCGTGCTCGCCACCATCGCGCAGCAAGCGGTGCCGTTCGCGGCGGAAATCGCGCCGCCGTCCGAACGCGGCCACGCGGTCGGCATGGTGATGAGCGGTTTGCTGCTGGGGATTCTGCTGGCGCGGACGGCGTCAGGCCTGATCGCCGAATATTTCGGCTGGCGCGCGGTCTTCGGCGCGTCCGTGGTCGCGTTGCTGGTGCTCGCGGTCGTCATCATGCTGCGTCTGCCGAAGAGCCAGCCGACTTCCACGCTGCCCTACGGCAAGCTGCTGGTCTCGATGTGGCATCTGATCGTCGAGCATCGCGAGTTGCGCGAAGCGTCGCTCACCGGCGCGGCCATGTTCGCGGCATTCAGTATTTTCTGGTCGGTGCTGGCCTTGCTGCTGGCCGGCGCGCCGTTTCATCTCGGGCCGCAGGCGGCCGGGCTATTCGGTATCGTCGGCGCGGCAGGCGCGATGGCGGCGCCGCTCGCCGGCAAGTTTTCCGATCGACGCGGACCGCGCGCGATCATCACCGTGTCGATCGTGCTGGTGGCGATTTCGTTCGTCGTATTCGGTGTATCGGCGAAGAGTATCGCGGGACTCGTGGTCGGCGTGATCATCCTGGATATCGGCGTGCAGGCCGCGCAGATTTCCAATCAGTCGCGCATCTACGCACTCAAGCCGGACGCGCGCAGCCGCGTGAATACGGTGTACATGGTGGCGTATTTCATCGGCGGAGCACTCGGCTCCGGTGTCGGCGCCGTAGTCTGGCCGGCGTTTGGGTGGATTGGTGTGAGCGTTGCCGGGATCGTGTTCGCGGGGCTGGCGGCGTGGAATCATCTGGCGCTTGCCGCACGCGTGAAGAGCTAG
- a CDS encoding response regulator → MNSESNPVADSALRAPLRVLLIEDSPLIRRSLVETIDASGLLKVAAYADSADQAIALLSDESFDAVIVDLQLKQGSGVPVLAYLQREGLIDRVFAAVLTNHALPAYRERCEQYGVRHFYDKSFEFDRVIDALHEYAYARSSK, encoded by the coding sequence ATGAACAGCGAATCGAACCCTGTTGCCGACTCAGCCCTCCGCGCGCCGTTGCGTGTGTTGCTGATCGAGGATTCGCCGCTGATCCGCAGAAGCCTCGTGGAGACGATCGACGCTTCCGGTCTGCTGAAGGTGGCCGCGTACGCGGATTCCGCGGATCAGGCCATCGCCCTGTTGAGCGACGAGTCCTTCGACGCGGTGATCGTCGACCTGCAGTTGAAGCAGGGTTCGGGCGTGCCGGTCCTCGCCTACTTGCAGCGTGAAGGATTGATCGACAGGGTGTTCGCCGCGGTGCTGACCAATCACGCGTTGCCCGCCTACCGGGAGCGCTGCGAGCAATATGGCGTGCGGCACTTTTACGACAAGTCGTTCGAATTCGACCGTGTGATCGACGCGCTGCACGAATACGCGTATGCGCGAAGCAGCAAATAA
- a CDS encoding response regulator produces the protein MIRVLIADDHAIVRGGFKQFVADEPDMCVAAEAATGDETISLVREQAFDVVLLDIAMPDKNGIDTLRVIKQVRPEQGVLILSGYPESQYAINLLRAGANGYLNKDCEPEEMVRAIRAVARGHRYLSEAVADTLADNLDKPAAGRPHEALSEREFQIFCKLAAGQIPTDIAEELHLSVKTVSTYRARVLEKMRLANNADLTYYAIKNGLIE, from the coding sequence ATGATTCGAGTGCTGATAGCTGACGACCATGCGATCGTCCGAGGTGGCTTCAAACAGTTCGTCGCTGACGAGCCGGATATGTGCGTCGCGGCCGAAGCGGCCACCGGCGACGAAACCATCAGCCTCGTGCGCGAACAGGCCTTCGACGTGGTGCTGCTCGACATCGCGATGCCGGACAAGAACGGCATCGACACCTTGCGCGTGATCAAGCAGGTGCGCCCCGAACAGGGTGTGCTGATTCTGTCGGGCTACCCGGAGAGCCAGTACGCGATCAATCTGCTGCGCGCGGGCGCGAACGGTTATCTGAACAAGGACTGCGAGCCCGAGGAGATGGTGCGGGCGATTCGCGCGGTGGCGCGCGGGCATCGCTATCTGTCCGAGGCGGTCGCCGATACGCTCGCCGACAATCTCGACAAGCCGGCGGCAGGGCGTCCGCACGAAGCGCTCTCCGAGCGCGAGTTCCAGATTTTCTGCAAGCTCGCGGCGGGGCAGATTCCCACTGACATCGCGGAGGAATTGCATCTGTCCGTGAAGACCGTGAGTACTTACCGGGCGCGCGTGCTGGAGAAAATGCGGTTGGCGAACAATGCCGATCTGACTTATTACGCGATCAAGAACGGCTTGATCGAATAA
- a CDS encoding ferritin-like domain-containing protein has protein sequence MSKSTTAQGAASQSSDPFVIDLKKIREDARKHMSDGPVTQTYGADRETVLKLCNDALATEIVCVLRYKRHHFMAKGINSEAVAAEFAEHAAEEQEHADSIAERIVQLGGEPDFAPDGLKTRSHSEYKEGANLTDMIKENLIAERIAIDTYREIIRYLGDKDVTTRRMFEDILAVEEEHADDMADLLEGRE, from the coding sequence ATGTCGAAGTCAACTACCGCCCAGGGCGCGGCATCTCAATCCAGCGATCCGTTCGTGATAGACCTTAAAAAGATCCGCGAAGACGCGCGCAAGCACATGTCGGATGGTCCGGTCACGCAAACCTATGGCGCGGATCGCGAGACGGTGCTGAAACTGTGCAACGACGCACTGGCCACTGAAATCGTTTGTGTGCTGCGCTACAAGCGGCATCATTTCATGGCCAAGGGCATCAACTCCGAAGCCGTGGCGGCCGAGTTCGCGGAACACGCTGCAGAGGAGCAGGAACACGCCGACAGCATCGCCGAACGGATCGTGCAACTCGGCGGCGAGCCGGATTTCGCGCCGGACGGATTGAAGACGCGCTCGCATTCGGAATACAAGGAAGGCGCGAACCTCACGGACATGATCAAGGAGAACCTGATCGCCGAGCGTATTGCGATCGACACGTACCGCGAGATCATTCGTTATCTGGGCGATAAGGACGTGACGACGCGTCGTATGTTCGAAGATATTCTCGCGGTCGAAGAGGAGCATGCCGACGACATGGCGGATTTGCTCGAAGGCCGCGAGTAG
- a CDS encoding DUF1328 domain-containing protein, which translates to MLHYAIVFFVIAIIAAVFGFTGIAAGAAEIAKILFYIFLVVFVVTLLLGVFRT; encoded by the coding sequence ATGCTTCACTATGCCATTGTCTTTTTCGTGATTGCGATCATCGCCGCCGTGTTCGGCTTTACCGGCATTGCGGCGGGTGCGGCCGAAATTGCCAAGATCCTGTTCTACATTTTCCTCGTCGTATTCGTGGTCACGCTGTTGCTCGGCGTCTTCCGAACGTAG
- a CDS encoding DUF1328 domain-containing protein: protein MLKWALFFAVIAVIAGLLGFTGVAAGAAAIAKFLFIVFVILCVVFLVLGFVVTKKIVD, encoded by the coding sequence ATGCTGAAATGGGCATTGTTCTTCGCCGTCATCGCGGTGATCGCCGGTCTGCTGGGCTTTACCGGTGTCGCGGCAGGTGCGGCGGCGATCGCGAAGTTCCTGTTCATCGTGTTTGTGATTCTGTGCGTGGTGTTCCTCGTGCTGGGCTTCGTGGTGACGAAAAAGATCGTCGATTAG
- a CDS encoding sensor histidine kinase, which produces MPNVQNVPDAGNLGAAARLSDWMRNRSWAIAMTVAIVITVGGLVILETARQRIAAEYETALEARDVTVQLSTLASQLSRLSAQQSDFLLTKQDTVAHDFCATAVRIRQSEQQLDRFYRGGKADSAELASFTQILALVEARIGAGAFALQRAAPHPLDLSACGGASEANPADASLVDSTLSLLRDNEERRAQHALAASRGDQRISTLCAAGLSALNIVLFILLFRNLGIQIDRQARVQRQLITQQEGLDQLVNERTRQLEALGWHLQAVSENEKTQLARELHDELGAILTASKMDVAWANRKLKDSEPDISEKLKRALANLDQGIALKRRIIEDMRPTVLANFGLVTALRTLADEAAQRNNWTLDLHLPADDIKLDEQTEIALFRVAQESLTNAAKYARASKVSIALEVGDGQVALDIADNGVGIMPADLKRTHTHGLLGMRQRVAAHGGRFDIRRGVPNGTDIHVEMPSVSTATPSVDLPPATPSRTPV; this is translated from the coding sequence GTGCCAAATGTGCAGAACGTGCCGGACGCGGGCAACCTTGGAGCCGCCGCCCGGCTGAGCGACTGGATGCGCAACCGCAGTTGGGCGATCGCCATGACGGTGGCAATCGTCATTACCGTGGGCGGCCTTGTGATACTCGAGACCGCGCGCCAGCGCATTGCCGCCGAATACGAGACCGCGCTCGAAGCGCGCGACGTCACCGTGCAACTGAGCACGCTGGCGAGCCAGTTGTCGCGCCTGAGCGCCCAGCAAAGCGATTTTCTTCTGACGAAGCAGGACACCGTCGCGCACGACTTCTGCGCGACCGCGGTGCGCATCCGCCAGAGCGAACAGCAGTTGGACCGCTTCTACCGTGGCGGCAAAGCGGACAGCGCCGAGCTCGCCAGCTTCACGCAGATTCTTGCGCTTGTCGAGGCGCGGATCGGCGCGGGCGCGTTCGCGTTGCAACGCGCGGCGCCGCATCCGCTCGATCTGTCCGCTTGCGGCGGCGCGAGCGAGGCCAATCCCGCCGACGCGTCGCTGGTGGACAGCACGCTCTCGCTGCTGCGCGACAACGAGGAGCGCCGCGCGCAACACGCGCTAGCCGCGAGCCGCGGCGATCAGCGCATCTCCACGCTGTGCGCAGCGGGTCTCTCGGCGCTGAACATCGTGCTGTTCATTCTGCTATTTCGCAATCTCGGCATTCAGATCGATCGTCAGGCACGCGTGCAGCGTCAATTGATCACACAACAGGAAGGCCTCGACCAGCTCGTCAACGAACGCACCCGTCAGCTCGAAGCACTGGGCTGGCATTTGCAAGCAGTCAGCGAAAACGAGAAGACCCAGCTCGCGCGCGAACTGCACGACGAACTCGGCGCGATTTTGACGGCGAGCAAAATGGACGTGGCGTGGGCCAATCGCAAGTTGAAGGACAGCGAGCCGGACATTTCCGAGAAACTCAAACGCGCGCTCGCCAATCTTGACCAGGGCATCGCGCTGAAGCGCCGCATCATCGAAGATATGCGGCCTACGGTGCTGGCGAACTTCGGGCTCGTCACCGCCTTGCGCACGCTCGCCGACGAAGCCGCGCAGCGCAACAACTGGACGCTCGACCTGCACCTGCCCGCCGACGACATCAAGCTCGACGAGCAAACCGAAATCGCGCTGTTCCGCGTCGCGCAGGAGTCGCTCACCAACGCCGCCAAGTACGCGCGCGCCTCGAAGGTATCGATCGCCCTGGAGGTCGGCGACGGCCAGGTGGCGTTGGATATCGCCGATAACGGCGTCGGCATCATGCCGGCCGATCTGAAGCGCACGCACACTCACGGGCTGCTGGGCATGCGCCAGCGCGTCGCCGCGCACGGCGGACGCTTCGATATCCGGCGCGGTGTGCCGAACGGCACCGACATCCACGTGGAGATGCCGAGCGTCAGCACCGCGACGCCGTCGGTCGATCTGCCGCCAGCGACGCCTTCGCGAACGCCCGTCTAG
- a CDS encoding entericidin A/B family lipoprotein — translation MNRLIALLLIAGTAALAGCNTMAGAGQDISKGGNAITNSADQAK, via the coding sequence ATGAATCGACTGATCGCTTTGCTTCTCATTGCAGGGACCGCTGCGCTCGCCGGTTGCAACACGATGGCGGGGGCTGGGCAGGATATTTCGAAGGGCGGCAACGCCATCACGAACTCGGCCGATCAGGCCAAGTAA
- a CDS encoding DUF4397 domain-containing protein → MKLIRTMVAMAAVASILSACGGGSDDAGKELGLTNPEIHFIHAIPSGPAVDFLVNGTAPSGQTNISYKGVTNLTNINTGATTVAYSATGTTTALASGSFPDVAKGHEYTVLALPGLAAPDIGLIDDPFDKGLLSNSARLRGFNASANATNLDLYLVQSTATDITNVSPTMAGVAFKNAVPASGQDSIYVSGGTYVLIATAAGSKTPIFQSPAFTLSNNADWLVTSVPIAGALSQLVPGQIHLLVAQNGNTQTPSVELTNTLNGQ, encoded by the coding sequence ATGAAACTGATCCGAACCATGGTGGCGATGGCTGCCGTTGCATCCATTCTGAGCGCGTGCGGTGGCGGCTCCGACGACGCGGGTAAGGAACTCGGGCTGACCAATCCGGAGATCCATTTCATCCATGCCATTCCCAGCGGCCCGGCCGTCGACTTTCTCGTGAACGGCACCGCGCCCTCGGGACAGACGAACATCAGCTATAAGGGTGTGACGAACCTCACCAATATCAACACGGGCGCGACCACCGTCGCTTACTCCGCGACCGGCACGACGACGGCGCTCGCGAGCGGCAGCTTTCCCGATGTCGCGAAGGGCCACGAATACACCGTGCTCGCGTTGCCGGGTTTGGCCGCGCCGGACATCGGCCTGATCGACGATCCGTTCGACAAGGGCCTGCTCTCGAATAGCGCGCGTCTGCGCGGCTTCAACGCGTCGGCGAACGCGACCAATCTCGACCTGTATCTGGTCCAGTCCACCGCGACCGACATCACCAACGTTTCGCCGACGATGGCCGGCGTGGCCTTCAAGAACGCGGTGCCCGCCAGCGGCCAGGATTCGATCTACGTGTCGGGCGGCACCTACGTGCTGATTGCGACCGCGGCCGGCAGCAAGACGCCGATCTTCCAGTCGCCGGCCTTCACGCTGTCGAACAATGCCGATTGGCTGGTGACGTCGGTGCCGATCGCCGGTGCGCTGAGCCAGCTCGTGCCGGGTCAGATCCATTTGCTGGTTGCGCAGAACGGCAACACGCAGACACCGAGCGTCGAGTTGACGAATACGTTGAACGGCCAATAA
- a CDS encoding NADPH-dependent 2,4-dienoyl-CoA reductase, giving the protein MSYQHLLAELDLGFTRLRNRVVMGSMHTGMEDRFWNYPKLAAYFRERAKGGVGLIVTGGISPNREGWLLPFGGTLNSVLDLRNHRKLTEAVHAEGGKIALQILHAGRYGYQPFVVSASAIKSPISKFKPRALSIAGIAKTVRDYARCARLAQRAGYDGIEIMGSEGYLLNQFLCPRTNHRTDAYGGSIENRMRLAREIVERVRAVCGERFIVVYRISLIDLVEGGNTWDETVQVAQALEAAGVTMFNTGIGWHEARVPTIVTSVPRAAFAALSARLKAAVKVPVIVSNRINTPDVAEALLAQGAGDLVSMARPLLADPEFVVKTAEGRAHEINTCIACNQACLDHTFKNQRATCLVNPRSGRETELIYRPIAGTQAARSVAVVGAGPAGLSAATVAAARGHRVTLFDASAAIGGQFNLAMRVPGKEEFSETIRYFQSQLQRHRVDVRLDTRVDPALLAAGAYDDVIVATGIVPRRPSIAGIDGPNVLSYVDVLRGAPVGQRVAVIGAGGIGFDVSEFLLHRAGEPLPVPRDAWLDEWGVDLAVRERGGLKLPAPAQPPRQIWLLQRKAGKLGMGLGKTSGWVHRATLARNGVKMLDGVSYREISARGLQIARDGVEEWLEVDTIVVCAGQESLRDLHPQTAADAKARKAGDADQSNGPRYHVIGGAKVATELDAKRAIREGAEVAAAL; this is encoded by the coding sequence ATGTCTTACCAACACTTACTCGCTGAACTCGACCTCGGCTTCACTCGCCTGCGCAACCGCGTGGTGATGGGTTCGATGCACACCGGCATGGAGGACCGCTTCTGGAATTACCCAAAGCTGGCCGCGTATTTCCGCGAGCGCGCCAAGGGCGGTGTCGGCCTGATCGTTACGGGCGGCATCTCGCCGAATCGCGAGGGTTGGCTGTTGCCGTTCGGCGGCACGCTGAATTCCGTGCTCGATCTACGCAATCATCGGAAGTTGACCGAGGCCGTGCACGCCGAAGGCGGCAAGATCGCGCTGCAGATCCTCCATGCGGGCCGCTATGGCTATCAACCGTTCGTCGTCTCCGCGTCGGCGATCAAATCGCCGATCTCGAAGTTCAAGCCGCGCGCGCTGAGCATCGCCGGCATTGCGAAGACCGTGCGCGACTACGCGCGCTGCGCGCGCCTCGCTCAACGCGCGGGCTACGACGGCATCGAGATCATGGGCAGCGAGGGCTATCTGCTCAACCAGTTCCTCTGCCCGCGCACGAATCATCGCACGGATGCGTACGGCGGCAGCATCGAGAACCGGATGCGGCTCGCGCGCGAAATCGTCGAGCGGGTGCGTGCGGTGTGCGGCGAACGCTTTATCGTCGTGTACCGGATCTCGCTGATCGATCTGGTGGAAGGCGGCAATACGTGGGACGAAACCGTGCAGGTCGCCCAGGCGCTCGAAGCGGCCGGCGTGACGATGTTCAACACGGGCATCGGCTGGCACGAAGCGCGGGTGCCGACCATCGTGACCTCGGTGCCGCGCGCGGCCTTCGCTGCGCTGAGCGCGCGATTGAAGGCGGCCGTCAAGGTGCCGGTGATCGTGTCGAACCGCATCAATACGCCCGACGTCGCCGAAGCACTGCTCGCACAAGGCGCCGGCGATCTGGTTTCCATGGCGCGGCCGCTATTGGCCGATCCCGAGTTCGTCGTGAAGACCGCCGAGGGACGCGCGCATGAAATCAACACCTGTATCGCGTGCAATCAGGCCTGTCTCGATCACACGTTCAAGAACCAGCGCGCCACGTGCCTCGTCAATCCGCGTTCGGGACGCGAAACCGAACTGATCTACCGGCCGATCGCCGGAACGCAGGCCGCGCGTTCGGTCGCGGTCGTCGGCGCGGGTCCGGCGGGATTGTCGGCGGCGACCGTGGCCGCCGCGCGTGGGCATCGCGTGACGCTGTTCGATGCGAGCGCAGCGATCGGCGGTCAGTTCAATCTGGCGATGCGCGTGCCGGGCAAGGAAGAGTTCAGCGAAACGATCCGCTATTTTCAGAGCCAGTTGCAGCGCCATCGCGTCGACGTGCGGCTCGACACGCGCGTCGATCCGGCGCTGCTCGCCGCCGGCGCTTACGACGACGTGATCGTCGCCACCGGCATCGTGCCGCGGCGGCCGTCGATCGCCGGCATCGACGGGCCGAACGTGCTCTCTTATGTCGACGTGCTGCGCGGTGCGCCGGTCGGCCAGCGCGTCGCGGTGATCGGCGCGGGCGGCATTGGCTTCGACGTCAGCGAGTTTCTGCTGCATCGCGCGGGCGAGCCGCTGCCCGTGCCGCGCGATGCGTGGCTCGACGAATGGGGTGTCGATCTGGCCGTGCGGGAACGCGGCGGTCTGAAACTGCCCGCGCCGGCGCAACCGCCGCGGCAGATCTGGCTATTGCAACGCAAGGCCGGCAAGCTCGGCATGGGACTCGGCAAGACATCCGGCTGGGTGCATCGCGCGACGCTGGCGAGGAACGGCGTGAAGATGCTCGACGGTGTGTCGTATCGGGAGATCAGTGCGCGCGGCTTGCAGATCGCGCGCGACGGCGTCGAGGAGTGGCTGGAGGTGGACACCATCGTCGTGTGCGCAGGGCAGGAATCGCTGCGCGATCTGCATCCGCAGACGGCGGCGGACGCGAAGGCGAGAAAGGCGGGCGACGCGGATCAGAGTAACGGTCCGCGCTATCACGTGATTGGCGGTGCGAAGGTCGCCACCGAACTGGATGCGAAACGCGCAATTCGCGAAGGCGCGGAAGTGGCGGCGGCGCTGTGA
- a CDS encoding EamA family transporter: protein MSLQVLNRFSRGFPIRLPQSRNGQIALALAVVYLVWGSTYLAVHVALGSFPPLLLSGLRNLFAGVGLFVFAARRNPVWPSAAEIRNAGLVGTMLVGLSSGMLAFGMRTVGTGTAAVMVATVPLFATVIAAVAGRKIGRGEWFAVGLGLVGIAILSHGDSAPGSAGGSLAILCGALFWAGGAHLAGRLKLPSDLFLSTSLQIGLGGAMSTLVAWVSGERMLEVHFLPVLAFVYLMLIGTMAAYVAYGFLIRHTSPIIASSCMYVNPVVAVALGALLLGEPVTHATVIATIVILASVGLSFWFDYRKKQLA, encoded by the coding sequence ATGTCGCTGCAAGTCCTCAATCGTTTTTCGCGTGGTTTCCCGATCCGTTTGCCGCAATCGCGCAACGGGCAGATCGCGCTCGCGCTCGCCGTCGTCTATCTCGTGTGGGGTTCGACGTATCTCGCCGTGCACGTCGCGCTGGGTTCGTTTCCGCCGTTGCTGCTCTCCGGGCTGCGCAATCTGTTCGCCGGCGTAGGGCTGTTCGTTTTCGCCGCGCGTCGCAATCCGGTCTGGCCAAGCGCCGCCGAGATCCGCAATGCGGGACTCGTCGGCACGATGCTGGTCGGTTTGTCGAGCGGCATGCTCGCTTTCGGGATGCGCACCGTCGGCACCGGCACGGCGGCGGTCATGGTCGCGACCGTGCCGCTGTTCGCGACGGTGATCGCGGCGGTGGCGGGGCGCAAGATCGGCCGCGGCGAGTGGTTCGCGGTCGGGCTCGGTCTGGTCGGCATTGCGATTCTCAGCCACGGCGACAGCGCGCCGGGCTCGGCGGGCGGTAGCCTGGCGATTCTGTGCGGCGCGCTTTTCTGGGCCGGCGGCGCGCATCTGGCGGGGCGCCTGAAGCTGCCCTCGGACCTGTTTCTCTCGACCTCGCTGCAAATCGGCCTCGGCGGCGCGATGTCGACGCTGGTCGCGTGGGTGTCGGGCGAGCGGATGCTCGAAGTGCATTTTCTGCCGGTGCTGGCGTTCGTCTACCTGATGCTGATCGGGACGATGGCCGCCTACGTGGCGTACGGTTTTCTGATCCGGCACACCAGTCCGATCATCGCCAGCAGTTGCATGTATGTGAATCCGGTGGTGGCCGTGGCGCTCGGCGCGCTGCTGCTCGGCGAGCCGGTGACGCACGCCACGGTGATCGCGACTATCGTGATTCTGGCGAGCGTCGGGCTGTCTTTCTGGTTCGATTATCGGAAGAAACAGCTCGCCTGA
- a CDS encoding pentapeptide MXKDX repeat protein: MKKFALAALAVALLTSGGAAFAQASGAMSNDSMSKDTMSKDSMSKDNMSKGGMKKDTMKHDKMKKGDAMGMKHEASGAMAN, translated from the coding sequence ATGAAAAAGTTCGCACTCGCAGCACTGGCCGTCGCTCTCCTGACCAGCGGCGGCGCCGCATTCGCCCAGGCGAGCGGCGCCATGTCCAACGATTCGATGTCGAAGGACACCATGTCGAAAGATTCCATGTCCAAGGACAACATGTCGAAGGGCGGCATGAAGAAGGACACGATGAAGCACGACAAGATGAAAAAGGGCGATGCGATGGGCATGAAGCACGAAGCATCGGGCGCGATGGCCAACTGA
- a CDS encoding molybdopterin-dependent oxidoreductase: MNKPARNSTRSVGQKLDRESILIDARRELAMPSRRLFGKRLLTLGGLSMLTGCSLTDDDSVNKFLTAVSRLNDRAQAALFDPKQLAPTYTEAQLTRPFPFNAFYGIDDVPEVNGTDYRMKISGLVTGQRVWTLPELYALPHAEQITRHICVEGWSAIGRWGGTPFSDFLRRIGADTSAKYVGFKCADDYYESIDMPTALHPQTLLTFSYDGERLPAKYGFPMKLRMPTKLGYKNPKHIVEMFVTNTYPGGYWVDQGYNWFGGS; the protein is encoded by the coding sequence ATGAATAAGCCCGCTCGAAACTCCACTCGTTCTGTCGGCCAGAAGCTCGACCGCGAATCGATTCTGATCGACGCCCGTCGCGAACTCGCGATGCCGTCGCGGCGTCTGTTCGGCAAACGTCTTCTGACGCTCGGCGGCCTGTCGATGCTGACCGGCTGCTCGCTCACCGACGACGACTCGGTGAATAAGTTTCTCACCGCTGTCTCGCGCCTGAACGACCGCGCGCAAGCCGCGCTGTTCGATCCGAAGCAACTTGCGCCGACCTACACCGAAGCGCAGCTCACACGGCCGTTTCCGTTCAACGCGTTCTACGGCATCGACGACGTACCCGAAGTGAACGGCACCGACTATCGGATGAAAATCAGCGGACTCGTGACCGGTCAGCGCGTCTGGACATTGCCCGAACTGTACGCGCTGCCGCACGCCGAGCAGATCACACGGCACATCTGCGTGGAAGGGTGGAGCGCGATCGGCCGTTGGGGCGGCACGCCGTTCAGCGATTTTCTGCGGCGCATCGGCGCGGACACCAGCGCGAAGTACGTCGGCTTCAAATGCGCCGACGACTACTACGAAAGCATCGACATGCCGACCGCGCTGCATCCGCAAACGCTGCTCACGTTCTCGTACGACGGCGAGCGCCTACCTGCGAAATACGGCTTTCCGATGAAGCTGCGCATGCCGACCAAGCTCGGCTACAAGAATCCGAAGCACATCGTCGAGATGTTCGTCACCAACACCTATCCCGGCGGCTATTGGGTCGACCAGGGCTACAACTGGTTCGGAGGCTCCTGA